In Quercus robur chromosome 11, dhQueRobu3.1, whole genome shotgun sequence, the sequence cttcaccacgactgtgttcgccagccattcggggtagaagacttccttgatagccccagctcttTTCAATTTCGCCACCTCTTCCCTCACAGCGTCTGCATGCTCCCTTGACGGGCGCCGAGGCGGCTGCTTCTTTGGGGTAATAGCTGGGTTAAcgttaaggtgatggcgtattAGGTCTGAGTCGACCCCAGGGGCTTCATAAGGATCCCAAGCGAACACATCCTCATTTCGACGCAGAAAATCAATTAGCGCCGACTTCTCCTGTGCTGGCAGCTCCGAGCCAATCTGGAAAAACCTTtcggggtctgatccgacgagcacTTTCTCTAGCTCTTCACAACTCACCTCCAGGTCCGGTCCTTCATTACCTGCAACTCGGACCGGGgcttttgattgctataaggtaTTCCCGGTTGAAGTGGAAGGCGCGTCGCTTAATTGTCGAGCAATGGCCGATACCATGCAATGCCTGGCCACTCCTTGATCCCCcactatctctttgattcggCCCTCTGAGGGATACTTCACCTTCTGGTGCAGGGTAGATGACACAGCCCCTAGCGtatgaagccatggccgtgccACGATAGCCGTGTAGGGTGAGTATGCATCCACCACAATGAAATCCACTTCCACTATTTCTatgtctgtttgcacaggcaatCTGATCATGCCCTTagggatgacgatttttcccTCAAAGCTAAGCAGAGGAGTGTCATATGGCGACAGGTCCTCCTGCTTTAAATTCAGCCCTTTATACAGGTCCGGGTACATCACTTCCACGGCGCTgccctgatcaactaacaccctcctcacgtcataacctcctattctgagtGTCACGACTAGGGCGTCGTCATggggctgaatagttccctctTTGTCCTCTTCCGTGAATCCAATTAATGGCACTCTCCCTCTAGCCCTCTTGGATTCCTTTTCGCCTGACTCTGTCGGGAACCTACctactgacattactctgaatGGGACGgaaccggttctcccaggtgcggcaagaatgacatttatcgtgccgaTGGGTGGCCTCAAGGTACTTTGCCTGGTATCGACATTTGACTGCTCAGGACGTTGCAACAGATGCcctagctttccttctcggacgaGTCGATCCACATAGTTCTTCAGATTCCTACATTCGTCTGTGACATGGCCGGGCTCTTGGTGGTACGCACAatatagattctgattgcgttttgaggggtcaCCTGCCATCCTATTTGGCCATTGAAAATAGGGCTCGTGCTTTATTTTTCCCATGATCACGTGTAATGgctctcggaacacagcgtggactacctgagccccTGTAGATCCCGACTGTTCTGCataatctcttctcggcttATTACTGTTACtgaagcggtccgacctgaagtcccttctctcctgggggacaaacttcgcctttcccttcccggtttgctggtcctcctcgaccctcTTATACTTGTCTATCCTGTCCATAAGTTGCCGCACGCTGGTTGCTGGCTTCCCTGTGAGAGACTTTCTCAAACCATGCTCTGTTGGCAAGCCCCTTTTAAAGGcactgatggcgacgtcatcgtgacTCCCCTCTACCTCGTTGTGCACCTCCCagtatctgtccgagtaggcctttaacgtctctccttctcgcatggacagagataaaagggaatcgaggggccgagggactctagtgctggtgatgaagcgggaaCCAAAGGCCTGCGTCAATTGTTTGAAGGAGTCTATAGAGTTTggtgggagggcatcaaaccatctcatggccAGGGGCCCCAGGCTGGAGGGGAACACTTTACACATcaacgcctcgtccctggagtgaacggccatcctctggttgaactggctcacgtgctccactgggtcagttcgaccattATACAGGCTAAACGTTGGCTGATTAAATCGCCGAGGGAGCACCGCCCGCTCTATCCTACGGGTaaatggcgactgggagattcgatccagggccttgctcatggcgtcattgactaagccttggtaaggtgggcttttgcggccgcgtttgtgaggcctctcttcctcataggagaacgtCTCGCTCGGGGGGGTCCTCCTCCTTCGTCTGTATTCATCATCCTCACCACTGCTAGTATCCGAAATGGGCAAAGGACGTTTTTGTTGGGCTCGCCGCAGCCTTTTCCTCAAATCCTCAATCTCTTGCTGCAGAGCCTTCTGCTCGTTGTGCTGGCGGGATGCATGGtctttccctttcgagcgacttTTACTCGTGTGAgcggtgttcacactgccctctcgttgatcattttggtcttttgctcGTTCGaggtttacaaagttgtcctgtcgttgagattcaGTACGTCCAGcttggcgcggacctgatccttccatcccttgCTGTTTCACTTGTCAagacacaagttctccccacagacggcgccaattgtagggtgaCGAATTCGGGGttcaggcccaacaggtgggagatcctggcccaaaagtccctcaacaatgaatttgtagagagcgagttatagaactaggtctttgacaggagAAAATGAAGTTacgaccaagccatgcaacctaGTTGGACGTAGGGATATTCCTTCGAGCATTTTTAGTAAAGGTCCCTGAGGCTGTTCTTgttgcttctctctcttttctcctccTTTATCCTTTCTTCTCTACACCATCCGATCTCTCttccatggggatctcctttccttatatagctcccttcctgagatcatgtccctacacttgtcagtcATCCCATCCTCCACTCGAGTGCCTGTTCCATAGGTCATTCTCCctcctttctgtgagttgcagtggccaaggtcactctgcgttcctgtcccttccacattaatgcggctggaaaagtagttccctggcatttaatgcggcagttgtgattGTCTCTTCCTCCTTCCTGAGTGTCACGCATTGTTTCCGTGTACTGGGCGACCTTTCGCTAAGTATGGGGTGCAAATTGGATGCTTACTtggtgagtccgaggaggtgttcctcctcggacgccccttagtAGGCCCGGCCCATCACTATTGGGACGGGGTATCCTACGCCCacgccttttcttctttatcgcggctgggcttggtacatgagtTATGGCCCAACATCAACTGACAGACTTTACCCACCACAGGTTACAATATAAATTTGTCATCTAATCTTTTATGATTAATTTAACTTAAATTTGATTACTAGCCATAAGAAACAAAAGATTGCAACGTTATTTGTTCATAttgagttacaaatttttttggattgagtaaaaaaaattgtcaataacgtaataaatatattttgttttgagaaGAGATTAATAAGTATTTAAGTTAAACGTAAACTCCTTTCTTCCATATCAACTTCAACCAAACttaaaattctatatataatagtggaatttatatatatatatatatatataaaatatgtattCTTCCATTCTTGTACATACCGTACAACTTATTGGTGTATTCTTCCATTCTTCTATCTACCCTACCTATCAATAGGTATGaatttgtctctctcttttttttcttttttttttaaaaaaattatattcatttgTTCTCTTCTACAATAACTAGTtcttagttttcattttttcatttatgagttgtcaaatttttcatactcattttttctttcccatcAACAAGTTTCAATTACATTCTTACACTTtcattactctctctctctctacatctCAAAGTCAAAGAGGAAACAATCATGTATGTTCTTTCGTcctttttctacttttatttcttaatttatgATTTGtgttatttcttaattttgagaTTTCAAATaagtttgattatatttttaatattaaatttcaaattattgtttatggttttttatttattttatattcttcaAAGTAGAaaattgtttatgtttatatgtgactatatatatatataaaactaagaAACAATAATTGTTGAATTCATTCATATTCATGTTGTACaatgagaagagaaaagaggggCACTCTTCAAGCCAAACAACAACCTTCTCATTCTCTTTTGCAACACTAGTAAGAGTTAAAGTAGCTTTATTACATCCCAATAGAACactaataaaagaaatagtATAAAAACTTTCACAAATCAAAGCAACGTAATCTAGAAtacctagaaaatcaaaattgggaTCCCATTGATCTAGTGAAATCAACGGCTAAGGCACAAACAATAACATTTTTTTCCATAGCCAAGATCTGGAGGCTTCTCATAGCCACAAAAGCTATGAAATAGGCATACCTAGTTTTTGGCTTAAGTATCGGTGAAAATAACTAAACCAATGATATCAACAAGATAGAccttagagtctaattttgtgttatgtgtcaattcaatttcttaattttggtgcAAGTGTTTATTGCTCATTGCAAAAATTGAGGAAAATAAATATCAATCATTCATCCATTACTGTTAAGGGTTTGGCCAATCAGAAAAAGTGGAAGGAAGATAATGGGTGATGACAGAAATGGAGAATTGGGATGATGAAATGTCAGTTACTTCGAGGGTAACCACCTCCAAAATAGAGCAAGGATTAGGGAAGAATAGAGAAGAGGAACTTAGTTGATTCTATGCTTATCCATTCTCACTCAACAATTCTGTTTATATACAATTACAATCAATCATGATCTTGCCAAGCACACACTGTCAAACCAGTAACTACTAACTGACTAACAACCTTCTAACTAACTCCCTTAATTGCCTCCACTTCTTCAGCACTAACCAACTACTTAACTGCTACAATGAAATACAATACCAAGCATTACATCTTCCACATGGCTTAAGTACATTACAACTACAGGCACAGTTAAGCGAGTCCAAACCTTCTGTCCCACTTTTCCTGTtccactctatactccaccaataaaaacttaccacgtgttcacctaattaattaaatactactattaattaataacggtagtattaataagtcaataatgatagtatttaagtaattaggtgaacacgtggcatgtttttattagtagagtatagagtggagcaggaaaagtgagacagaagatttgaaCTCCAGTTAAGCACATCACTTGGCACAACACAGTCAGTATCCTAACAATTACTTTGAAATTCGGtggatttattaattttgaaagaCCTTTATTTATGGCGATCATGTTTGAATcgtaatattaatttttactcATTAAACATGTATCACCCATCCAACCAAAGAATATTAATCTAACTGACACACTGATACCAATCAAAATGTGCCATACCATGCAAATAATACTTGCATCCATCGAATATGATAATGCTTGGCTTCAGACTTCACAGCCGCCTATAccaaatattgtgaaattgatGCTAGAAAACAATTTAAGCGTTCGTGTATCTTGCTCCCTCCAATTCTCAAATTTATCTTatctctcaaaataaaaaaagaactctACTTGCGGCTTCATaccatatatatacacacatattgTACCAttataatgaaaatttgagataaaGTTCAATCAAACATTCAAGTTGGATTTTAATTACatttctaattttgtgtcaaataTCCTTcaacttttctttaatttttgatgCCTTATATCTTTGGAATCTAACTGAGTTTCTATTTTGTACCAAGTCATTCAAAtgtccttatattttttttttctagaaacaaATGTCCTTACATATAGATTCACGAATCTCAACTAAAAAACTATAAAgtgcttaattaaaatttattatacatCTGTGTAACACTTTGAATGTGTAATACTTCTAAcatatttaaaactattttaagtCCCTAAAATTACTTTCATCCAATTATATTAAGATCTCATTTGAAACCACTTACGATGCACTTAAaactaatcatttttttttttttttacaaatataaacttcattgaaaatttttatcatATTCTGAAATTTTAGTTGGTCATATcccatttgaaatataaaaacatgaaaaaaatttattgtaccAAAATAACAAGAATTAAGTTAAGAagtgacaaaatattatatattttttagaaataaaacgATCAATGATGAACAATTAGCATAGTCTACCAAATAAAATCCTTACAAAGCTTTTTCAAAgagtttacaaaaaaataataatgaccaTCAATAGCATTCAACTTAGGTATgagcaaattattttgaatttttatagaatattttttttgaggatcTCTTTcgtacttttctttttctttttctctctgcttCGTACTTATCCAATGCACTTTTCCATTGAACTATGCTTCTACCATATAGCTCCGAACCTAAATCTGTTAAAACTAATGGAAGGCCTCTAGCATAACGTATTGCACGTTCTGTGAGTACAGCATAATTCTCAGAAGGTTTTTCTGTTTTGAAGGCATTCAAACTAAAGAGTTGAAGAGCTTCGTTATGATCCATGTCCTTCACTGGGTATATCAAGTCTACTTCATGATTAGCTAGCAAAGCTTTCTCTCTTGTTGTTATGATGATTCTACTTCCTAAACCAAACCAATCGCAATTTCCAGCTAATGTTTCTAATTGGACCAATTTGTCCACACCATCGAGAATTAAAAGAATCCTTTTAGAGCATAGTCTATGCTTTATCACATTGATTCCTCGATTCACATTGCCAACCTGCGAAATTCTTGTATCTCTTAGAATCTCAGCAAGAAGGGTCTCTTGTAAGTGGACCAACCCGGATTCTTGCTTTGCAGTTTCCCCAATGTTTGCAAGAAAACAACTACCATCAAACTGATAAGCAACCAAGTTATAAATGGCTTTGGCGATGGTTGTCTTACCAATTCCACCGATTCCCAAGATCCCTACCATGCGTATGTCATTACTCCCGATACTTAAAAGCGAATTTACATCATCTACACGAGGCTCAATTCCAACGGGATATTTAGCAACATTGAGGTATGTACGATTTACTAGAAGTGAAACCCTTTGAACAATTTCTTGGATAAGTTCAGATTCATTCCTACAAAGTCAATAGATAAGAAGTTTTGGTGAGTTGGATACTTTAAACATTGAAATACAACATGATGTTgatatgagatttttattttttccccgTAACAACTAACAAATGATAATGGTAGGCTAGAAGATAGAGAATAATCCCCCACCTCCCACTCATATATATGGGTTGAACACAAGTCCTTCCCTTTATTAGAAAAGCCCGGATTCCCTTCATTGGATCCTTAATCGGTAACAGGTTTCTATGTTACAAGGtaggtttatttatttctaaaatctttatttttattttggaaagtGATACTCTTCTGCCCCAGGCCATTGAGTGACAGTAATATCTCCACTAAACTATAGACTTAAGCAAtccatttcaaaattgaaaGCATTAAAAATGACAACAACGTAATTCCAGAGATGCAAGTGAGAGGAGGCTGCCAAAGCTACATTAATCACTGTGTTCCTTGGGGTCTAAGACTAGTGGGTGGGAttacagatatatatatatatatattcattgcTTCTCTCTCTGTTAAAATCTAAACCAAAACTAAATTTAAGGAAAGAAACAGAGTAGCTTTGAAAATAGATTCGTCTCAAATCTGTTTTACTAATtataatgaaatgaaaaataaaatactgaGAGAGTGGCTAATTCCAAAACTATTTCATTCTAGTtcagtaaaatataaaaaaggatTACACAgtatatgaaataaataaataaaattagcccCTAAAATATGTGTATCCATCTTAATTCTTAAGTTGTCCTACAACCAAAAAATGAGAATCTAaagttaatttattatatatagtattctACAAATAGAATTGGATCAAAATGTAATTATAATACAAGAATGCATTATTAGTAATtggaatgagaaaaaaaaggttgtaaAATGAAGGCAAGAAGTGGTTagagatagatttaccctttgGAAAAATGCCAGCGCTCAGTCAAATTGGACACATCAATTAGAGCAGCCTTCCACCTCTGCATCTTGCCCTCGTCCTTAACCTTGTCTACAAGTTCATCAAATGCTTTTCCAAAACACTTTGTTTGATGCTCTACATCCGATGGATCTACTTTGAAAAACACTGGTAGAACcatttgttcttttgtttcctTGCACTCGAGGATCTTCAAAAGCTCATCCAAGCACCATGAGGATGATGCATAGTTTTTAGAGAGTATCAGGATTGAAATCCTTGACCCTTCTATGGCTTTGAGAAGTGCGGGTGATATTTCTTCTCCTCTTCTAAGCTCATCATCTATGAAGGTGTTGATTCCCTTTTTATGCAAAGCGTTGTACAGATACCCAGTAAAGTTGTTGCGAGTATCTGTGCCTCTGAAACTCAAGAATACATCGTGAGTCCATTGATGGGtgttagaagaagaagaagatgaagaagaagaagaagagggttCTTGGAATTCAGAGGTCATAGAAGAAAAGAAGCTGGAGAACAAGGGGTTGAGGAAAGAACAGTAGAGAGAGTGAAGCttatagaaaatgaaagttGAATGGTCAATAGAGAAAGTCTTTCGGAGGTTTCCGACACTTAGAACTTGATACCGTGttccatatataataataaaaaaaattacgcATTCCATAATGTAAAATTTACGCATTTAGAGGGCTTCTTGGCAACATCCTCACCGTCACtagtatttctctctctctctctctctctctctgggttTCTTCGTGATTTCGTGAGTGTTTCCGGAGAAATTATAGCGTAATTATAGCGGATTACTTATTCACCATTTCACTTAGAGAAATGAgttgtctacaatattttcacaatatttttacaataaattctaagtgaaaagttgttactagttgttattattagggcaaaaaagtaattttagtattaggttcaaatttgaacaaataataactaaccacttgtgatttgttgtaaaaatgttgtgggcATACCATATCTTTTCCACTAAAAGATTCACATATTGTGCGTGTCCAGAGtctcttttatttctttaagtaaaagttaataatttacatctattataatttagaaatatatttttatttaaaaataataataaattttagagatAAGCAGTAACTGTAATTTCTCTTTTAAGCGTGTGTTAGAAAGTGGCGTAGTGGTATAAGGTATAGAGAAAAGTTTTGGtaggaaaaataatatgaatttgaAGGGAAagaatgctaaattttaggagttctcataattttttattttatttttaaaaaaactggaGTGTTTTACCtttatttggatgaaaaatgaataaaaaatgctaaattttagggaataaaaagatgagcatgaaggaaaaaaaaaatcctatattttactgattgttattgttagggtcaaaaagtaatcttagtattaggttcaaatttgaactaatatcaactaaccacctatgatttgttgtgttgtaaaaatattatagagtAGCACCTTTCTATATATTGTATTGAATGCTGAGTCAGTAGTTACTTAATGTTTAAAACCTTTTTCTGTTTAAACAAGTGCTATTCTTACTAGaagaatattaatatattacAATTTCTCTTGTTTCTGcactttttaaatttgatttgagAATGTTTGTTGTTACTTGTTACTGGCTTACAGTTGTAACTTTCAACTTTGACTGACTCTATTAtatgtgtgttttttcttttttctctttttggagAAATATTATATGCGTTTGTTTGGATGTAAACACAATTGCCAAGCTTGTCTGACCATcctaattaataatataatatatgtttgTTGAGTGTCTACCGTCTATGACGTtacataatatattataatataagatATAATAGTGTTATTTATTATAAGTTCTGTATTTTTAGATTTGGAAATGATGGTTTGAGTTTTGAGTAATTAGCTTagaatttatgtatttatatattttaatatttgataatAATTGGAGGTTTTGTTTGGTATTGGGTACGTAAATATAGTAGTTTACACGTGGttgttcaattttattttttaattagttagtttataaaattcaaatatattggTTTCAAATTAAGGTAATGGGAAAATATCCACAATTTAATgatttatacatattttaagagggggaaaaaaaattctagaagcCATTGCTCAATATTTTGTTCCAAATGATGAAATTTTAGATGTTGAACCCCTTAGAAAGGTTCAAAGatttaaacttaaataaatagatattgCTTCCTTAGAATGTAATTCTTGATTAATTCAAGATCAATTACAAATGATTTTAATACATAGAAATAACTTACAACATAATGTTGTcaagttaaaattaatttatgaaattaagtatttgttttgagtaaatatttttttaagagttgtGTTATATTTAGGTTGGccccagaaattttttttttcttttcttttcttattctctcttgttcttttatgatttttatgctttggaatgagagagacataaaaggagaataaaaatacatatttagttcaatttttaacaaaaataggTTATAGGTCTCTAACAGAGCTAATCTTAAGTAGGTAAAATACTAAGTTTCAAACCACGaatagacaacttaaatttcagtcaTGCCATAGAGAGTAAGTTATAATTGGCCCTTCTAGttctagttattattattattatttttttttttgagaatgagttCCAGTTAAATAATAACTCCATTAGCTACACTTTCATTAAATACTAGATAATTGATTCTAGAATGTCATTTAAAGATAGGGAGGACCCTCTTAATTTCCCTATACTAGTGATGCGTGTTGTGCATATAATTGTAAAAATTgagttcttatttttttattttttattttttaccctGGTAACATATATTCTAAGATATACAAACACTTtataaatttgtagaaaattttaaatataccTATATGAAAAGTTTATTTGTTATAAACTTGAAACATATTTAACTAATGATTAATTAATCATAACTTATTCAATAGCAAAACTACGTAAGTAAATCAAACgcaaatttatttataacaccCACAATAAAATTGGTTGAAggtaatagtaataatatatgattagcctcatcacacgcgctCCGCACGTGcaataagaattttttattttattttttagtttaatgtagtttttcaattgaatttatctattgttagtgAGGTTATACAAAAGTGAacttttaagaaactaaaatttaagatttgaaaATTAGTAAACTGTTGAGTTTAGTGTGTtctagtttttaggaaaaaaatgtattaaacatgcttgagctatatatatatatatatatatatatattttttgagagatGCTAGAGCTATATTCAAATAGAGAGtctgctaatttttaggaaaaaattttatcatgtagtttttttttgttgaattacaattttaaccttttttttttaaaaaaaaaaatacggattatctaattagattaggggcatttttgatattttattaagtcataaataattttctgaatccttttaatatatagagagaatgtaaacaaaaataattctttttcaTCGTGACTGATCAACTTCATCTACATAATACAAAATGAAGGATACAACTTACAACATCTTCATAATCTTGCAAACCTCTCATCAGaggcttcttcttcttatccATCATCTTTTTCATCATCTTCAACATTTAGTATACATTCTCATTCTTctattttaataacttttttttctttaccttgCTTCTTGGCATTCAAGTTTCTTGGAactataacaataataacaaaataaaattatttattgttattttatactttatttagaatataaaaatatggaTTTTGTTAGCGGGTATTcattaacaaaatacttttaaaaactttttatgaaaaaggaaaaaaatgactgattttttttttttttacaatatattatatttcttGTAAAATTggtataatatttttcttaaaatggcATATTAACTACCTCCAGATGTGATAAACAGAAGCTGCAATAAATAGTATTCCTATTGGAGCTTGTATAGTCTTTCCCTTCAACTCTTTGCCCCACTCAATGACTACATCCCACTTATTAACAATTTGCTTCCTGAAACATTGTCAGAAAATATTCTTCCAAACTCTAGTAGAAAATGAGCATTCAAAGAATAAAGGATCCCGTGTCTCCAATTGATTTCTACAAAAACTACATAGAACATCACCATTACCGTCATTTGATCAATCTATCACAAGTTGATAACCTATCTTTTACAACTAACCAATGAATAAAGGAATGCTTGGGAATGATTGCtgaatttcaattttatgtgtgaatgaaataagttttttgtaaatttgaaatcaaaatagCTAAGTCAATGACAAGAACGACTACAAACACTTCATTCATTACTTTATGAAGCTAGTGACTCTGTCAAATGCTTACCTGCACAAACTACTTCGTAGTTAAATCTGAATTTGTCCCCAGATTTCCCGAATTGAACCCGAGTTTTCATTTGCTCTGAACACCCGAAAATATGGCATGCATGTCTAGTTTTCCAAACTTGGATTAGATCCAAATCAAGAGGCAAACGCTAGAGCTAAGTCATTCCATTACTGTAAAAATTTACAACTGTTACTTTTAGTAGCAATCAAGAATAGGCTGATAAGATTCAAATGATGCAGCCATCCCACCAAAGTTTGATCACAGCATATCAAGCAGTTAATCAGATACAATTAAGAACAATTATTGTGATGGTTGAAGGGCACCTCAACCATCAGAAAAGCTTGCAGATGTGATTTACCAGTGGTCAATCATCAGAAACTATGAAGCTCATGGTTGAAGGACACCTCTTTTGTTGTGGTACTAGTGGGTACAAATTGGATTCCAAGTTGccaccatcaccatcatcacTGCGGCGCCTCTTGGTAGGTTGAATATCATTCATTAAATCATTGTGTTCATTCAGTACCATACCATCTTTCGGTTTCTCTTCATACTTGCGAACCAAATGAGCTCCACAACTTGTAAAGGACACCGACTTTGTAGAGCACCAAAACCTAACTTGCAGCTTGTCCCCCTTTAGCTCATTGTGTTCTGGAACATAGTAACGCAGCCAAACATGATCTGAGTTGGATAAATGAAATGCTTTATCATCTCCATATATTGGTAAACCATTACTGATGATGTTAACACTACAAAGAATACGACTGGGTACTTTTGCATCCTTTAGTCCAATAACAGCACAAAGAGCCATTCTTATTATCTCCCCATCCACATTGGAAGGCTCATTAATATCTATTTCACATATATTGCCACTTGAATTCTCTTTACGATGGCTGAACCAGTCTGGAATCTTGTTTCCCGGAAATATCATACTCAATTGATGTCCCTGtcacaaacataaaaaatttggagcATCATACCTTACAAAAACAAACCCCGGCACACGTGCACACACACAGACATGCATTATACCTCACTATATGCATATGAGGTCATAATGCAAATATGAATTATGCAGACTATTTTAATATACTAAATTATTAAGTTAACATGTAATTTAAACTCATTCTTCTATATGTCTAAGCATGTTTGCGGGTCAAGTTTGTGTCATGTTGAGCTATGAGTATTCAGTTATATGGGTTAACGCAAATTCGACCTGTTTACTAAACATGTTAGGAATTCTCAACTCGAACATGATCagtttattaaacaggtcaacCTAACCCGACACGTTTAACTCGtttaattaacaagtcatgTAAAGGTTAATATAAATGACCCGTTTTATAATCTATTTAATTAATAGGTCATACCTaactaatataatttttatcaattcccatatatataaaattaaaatacaataacaactataaatatag encodes:
- the LOC126704833 gene encoding uncharacterized protein LOC126704833, whose amino-acid sequence is MEGSGPRQAGRTESQRQDNFVNLERAKDQNDQREGSVNTAHTSKSRSKGKDHASRQHNEQKALQQEIEDLRKRLRRAQQKRPLPISDTSSGEDDEYRRRRRTPPSETMAGDPSKRNQNLYCAYHQEPGHVTDECRNLKNYVDRLVREGKLGHLLQRPEQSNVDTRQSTLRPPIGTINVILAAPGRTGSVPFRVMSVGRFPTESGEKESKRARGRVPLIGFTEEDKEGTIQPHDDALVVTLRIGGYDVRRVLVDQGSAVEVMYPDLYKGLNLKQEDLSPYDTPLLSFEGKIVIPKGMIRLPVQTDIEIVEVDFIVVDAYSPYTAIVARPWLHTLGAVSSTLHQKVKYPSEGRIKEIVGDQGVARHCMVSAIARQLSDAPSTSTGNTL
- the LOC126706199 gene encoding disease resistance protein RPV1-like gives rise to the protein MTSEFQEPSSSSSSSSSSSNTHQWTHDVFLSFRGTDTRNNFTGYLYNALHKKGINTFIDDELRRGEEISPALLKAIEGSRISILILSKNYASSSWCLDELLKILECKETKEQMVLPVFFKVDPSDVEHQTKCFGKAFDELVDKVKDEGKMQRWKAALIDVSNLTERWHFSKGNESELIQEIVQRVSLLVNRTYLNVAKYPVGIEPRVDDVNSLLSIGSNDIRMVGILGIGGIGKTTIAKAIYNLVAYQFDGSCFLANIGETAKQESGLVHLQETLLAEILRDTRISQVGNVNRGINVIKHRLCSKRILLILDGVDKLVQLETLAGNCDWFGLGSRIIITTREKALLANHEVDLIYPVKDMDHNEALQLFSLNAFKTEKPSENYAVLTERAIRYARGLPLVLTDLGSELYGRSIVQWKSALDKYEAERKRKRKVRKRSSKKIFYKNSK